The following proteins are encoded in a genomic region of Amphiura filiformis chromosome 18, Afil_fr2py, whole genome shotgun sequence:
- the LOC140138647 gene encoding annexin A11-like: MASAPGPTVTPYAGFDKDADTVALRKAMKGLGTDEKAIIDVLAARSSAQRQELILQFKTAYGRDLISDLKSELSGHFEDAILALMSPPELYDAKCLKKAMKGLGTDESAIIEVLCTRNNKQIHMIRDRYKKEFKHDLEKDLKDETSGNFKRILIGISQGGRDEGPADASRAAADAQTLYKAGEGKLGTDESEFQRILVAKSAAHLRMVFDEYEKVSKKSIEKAIKSEMSRDLENAYLTIVGFFRNPVEFYADLLQKAMVGVGTDEDRLIRIIVSRSEWDLELIKSTYMHKYKRTLVDAVKSEVSGDFRKLLIALIK, from the exons ATGGCGTCTGCACCGGGT CCAACCGTAACACCATACGCTGGTTTTGACAAAGATGCCGACACGGTAGCTTTACGTAAAGCTATGAAAGGCTTGG GAACGGACGAGAAGGCGATTATCGACGTTCTTGCAGCTCGTTCCAGCGCTCAGAGACAAGAACTCATCCTTCAGTTTAAAACGGCATATGGACGG gacCTGATTTCCGATTTGAAGAGTGAATTGAGTGGTCATTTTGAGGATGCGATTCTTGCCTTAATGTCACCACCAGAACtttatgatgcaaaatgtctTAAGAAAGCAATGAAG GGACTAGGTACAGATGAATCTGCGATCATCGAGGTTCTTTGCACGcggaataacaag CAAATTCATATGATTAGGGACCGTTACAAGAAAG AATTTAAGCATGACTTGGAGAAAGATTTGAAGGATGAAACGAGCGGCAACTTTAAACGCATCCTTATCGGTATTTCCCAG GGAGGTCGTGATGAAGGACCAGCAGATGCGTCGAGAGCAGCCGCTGATGCACAGACATTGTACAAG GCCGGCGAAGGCAAGCTTGGTACAGATGAATCGGAATTCCAGCGTATACTTGTCGCTAAGAGTGCAGCGCATCTCAGAATGGTATTTGATGAGTATGAAAAG GTATCCAAGAAGTCGATCGAGAAAGCAATCAAAAGCGAGATGTCTAGAGATTTGGAAAATGCATACCTAACAATAG TTGGTTTCTTCCGCAACCCGGTCGAATTCTACGCAGATTTGCTGCAGAAAGCGATGGTAGGAGTCGGCACAGATGAAGATCGTCTTATTAGGATCATTGTCTCCCGATCAGAG TGGGATTTGGAGTTGATCAAATCTACCTACATGCACAAGTACAAGAGGACATTGGTGGACGCTGTTAAGAGTGAAGTTAGCGGAGACTTCCGTAAGCTGCTTATCGCTCTCATCAAGTAA